In one Juglans regia cultivar Chandler chromosome 11, Walnut 2.0, whole genome shotgun sequence genomic region, the following are encoded:
- the LOC108992039 gene encoding histone H1, with protein sequence MSAIGEVQVPAVEKPTAEVPAAKELRKKASKPVKERKAKVPKEKKPKQPKTAAHPPYFQMIKEALVALNEKSGSSPYAIAKYMEEKHKAVLPANYKKILGLQLKNSATRGKLIKIKASYKLSDTGKKDKVAKAKATKPAPAAKKPEPPTKRGTKRKPTTKKVVPVAKKAKKATPAKPKQPKSIRSPAAKRAKKATA encoded by the exons ATGTCTGCCATCGGAGAAGTTCAAGTCCCGGCCGTCGAGAAGCCGACGGCGGAAGTCCCAGCGGCCAAGGAGCTCAGGAAGAAGGCTTCGAAGCCCGTTAAGGAGAGGAAAGCCAAGGTCCCCAAGGAGAAGAAGCCAAAACAACCTAAAACTGCTGCTCATCCTCCATACTTTCAG ATGATCAAGGAGGCTCTGGTGGCTCTGAACGAGAAAAGTGGGTCCAGCCCATACGCCATAGCCAAGTACATGGAGGAGAAACACAAGGCCGTACTCCCCGCGAACTATAAGAAGATATTGGGTCTGCAACTGAAGAACTCGGCCACGAGAGGGAAGCTGATCAAGATCAAGGCGTCGTACAAGCTCTCCGATACGGGAAAGAAAGACAAGGTCGCAAAGGCCAAGGCAACCAAGCCCGCTCCGGCGGCGAAAAAACCAGAGCCCCCAACTAAGAGGGGCACGAAGAGGAAGCCCACGACGAAGAAGGTGGTGCCTGTGGCAAAGAAGGCGAAGAAGGCGACTCCTGCCAAGCCCAAACAACCCAAGTCAATCAGGTCCCCTGCTGCCAAGAGAGCTAAGAAGGCCACTGCCTGA
- the LOC108992028 gene encoding nucleolin-like isoform X2, with the protein MRTRNSDTPKSATAKKTPPSRKSATKTPPNPPEPALESATPKPAETKRGAATKAKQVKKNETTPSPSASDSKAEGPSVAEEPKATADAAQPQVTPGTKVVAKKSSVKRMTGRTKTPVSKKAVMVQTPKSGDSGKAKLEHSQEENVECMGKDELTVENVGEPKKNEETVMESGKPAAENAGESMIKEGSAMELDEPAVEMARESARNEKITAEVEEHAGEKIGGSAKKEERAKEVQVAHVVNVGVSSKQEESVVARVGKSLENEGTDGTKEREVVMKEKEETRDFGNKEETNVVSVNLEGNSIEEFRGEDTQPAKDYGSDEGMEDYGDRLDLGEHGEEELAEDDPDEAAEDTEALQEECRELTAAAKERRHNKEHEIFVGGLDRDAEEEDLRKVFERMGEVVEVRLHKDPSTNKNKGYAFVKFANKEHAKRALSEMKNPVIRGKRCGTAPSEDSDTLFLGNICNTWTKEAIKQKLKEYGVEGVENITLVSDVQHEGLSRGFAFLEFSCHVDAMLAYKRLQKPDVIFGHPERTAKVAFADPLREPDPAIMAQVKSVFLDGLPPYWDEDHVREKLKGYGDIVQIVLARNMSTAKRKDFGFIDFSAHEAAVACVAGINSTQLGDGKVKVKARLSNPLPKTQAVKGGLCGGFRIGHGNGRGFGRRGQPFSRSNFQWNRGFYQGGRGQTGRMGFPNEYDVGTPHTNFHGRHFTGQGGRRDSYRGGNYTSGVGAAVAAPSRPNLDRPWHGAPDRGRGMHFPSRRQPYSPEGHFDRHAIGGHFDGPYLYDENGHGMKRPFYMTDHDPHYLEPRRFRSRLDYTDPSAFHGSGFHDNYGAGSSIYPHDYYGPDYGGGSYSSFHGSDRPYGGGYYY; encoded by the exons ATGAGGACTCGTAATTCGGATACCCCTAAATCGGCGACCGCCAAGAAGACGCCGCCGTCGAGAAAATCCGCCACCAAAACGCCTCCGAATCCTCCCGAGCCGGCCTTGGAATCGGCTACTCCGAAGCCCGCCGAGACGAAGCGTGGGGCGGCCACCAAAGCGAAGCAGGTGAAGAAGAATGAGACCACACCCTCACCGAGCGCTTCGGATTCGAAAGCAGAAGGGCCATCGG tcGCCGAGGAGCCCAAAGCAACAGCTGATGCTGCTCAGCCTCAGGTGACACCAGGAACGAAAGTTGTGGCAAAAAAGTCTTCGGTGAAGAGGATGACTGGGAGAACTAAAACGCCCGTTTCCAAGAAAGCCGTAATGGTGCAGACACCCAAATCTGGGGACTCTGGGAAGGCAAAACTTGAACACTCTCAGGAGGAGAATGTAGAGTGTATGGGTAAGGATGAACTCACTGTTGAAAATGTTGGAGAGCctaagaagaatgaagaaactGTGATGGAATCGGGAAAGCCTGCTGCTGAAAATGCTGGTGAATCTATGATAAAGGAAGGAAGTGCTATGGAATTGGATGAACCTGCTGTTGAGATGGCTCGAGAATCTGCAAGGAATGAAAAAATCACAGCGGAAGTGGAAGAACATGCGGGCGAAAAGATTGGCGGATCagcaaagaaggaagaaagagcAAAGGAAGTGCAGGTGGCTCATGTTGTGAATGTTGGAGTTTCTTCAAAGCAAGAGGAGTCTGTCGTTGCAAGGGTTGGAAAATCACTTGAGAATGAGGGGACTGATGGCACAAAGGAGCGCGAAGTAGTtatgaaagagaaagaggagaCAAGGGATTTTGGCAATAAGGAGGAAACCAATGTGGTTTCTGTTAACTTGGAAGGGAATTCCATAGAAGAGTTTCGAGGAGAAGATACACAACCTGCAAAGGACTATGGCAGTGATGAGGGAATGGAGGATTATGGTGATAGACTGGACCTTGGTGAACATGGGGAGGAAGAGCTTGCTGAGGATGATCCAGATGAGGCTGCTGAAGATACTGAGGCATTGCAAGAAGAATGCAGGGAACTAACAGCTGCTGCGAAGGAACGTCGGCATAATAAAGAGCATGAGATATTTGTCGGTGGATTGGATCGGGATGCGGAGGAGGAAGATTTAAGAAAGGTGTTTGAAAGGATGGGAGAGGTAGTTGAAGTTAGGTTGCATAAGGATCCATCTACCAATAAGAACAAAGGGTATGCATTTGTGAAGTTTGCTAATAAGGAGCATGCGAAGCGGGCTTTGTCAGAAATGAAGAACCCTGTT ATACGTGGAAAGCGATGTGGAACTGCACCCAGTGAGGACAGTGACACATTGTTTCTGGGTAATATCTGCAACACATGGACAAAGGAAGCT ATCAAACAGAAATTGAAAGAATATGGTGTGGAAGGTGTTGAAAACATCACTCTTGTCTCGGATGTTCAACACGAAGGGTTGAGCCGGGGTTTTGCATTCCTTGAGTTTTCTTGTCATGTAGATGCCATGCTTGCTTACAAGAGGCTTCAAAAGCCTGATGTTATTTTTGGCCACCCTGAGAGAACTGCCAAAGTAGCTTTTGCTGATCCCTTACGTGAGCCTGACCCGGCGATCATGGCCCAAGTGAAGTCAGTGTTTCTTGATGGGCTTCCACCGTACTGGGATGAAGACCATGTTAGGGAGAAGCTTAAAGGTTATGGAGATATTGTACAAATTGTCCTGGCTCGGAATATGTCAACAGCGAAGAGAAAAGATTTTGGATTCATTGATTTCTCAGCCCATGAAGCTGCTGTAGCTTGCGTTGCTGGCATAAACAGTACACAACTGGGTGATGGGAAG GTGAAAGTGAAAGCAAGGCTCTCAAATCCTTTGCCTAAAACACAGGCGGTGAAGGGTGGACTCTGTGGTGGATTTAGAATTGGCCACGGCAATG GAAGGGGGTTTGGGCGGCGAGGACAGCCCTTCTCCCGTTCAAATTTCCAATGGAACAGGGGTTTCTATCAAGGTGGACGTGGGCAAACTGGTAGAATGGGTTTTCCGAATGAGTATGATGTTGGTACTCCACACACAAATTTTCATGGGAGACACTTTACTGGACAAG GAGGAAGAAGGGATTCATATAGAGGTGGTAATTACACATCTGGAGTGGGAGCTGCAGTTGCTGCCCCATCAAGACCTAATCTTGATCGACCCTGGCATGGTGCCCCTGATAGGGGCCGTGGGATGCATTTTCCTTCTAGGAGGCAACCATATTCTCCGGAAGGACACTTTGACAGACATGCCATTGGAGGGCACTTTGATGGCCCTTATCTCTATGATGAGAATGGACATGGAATGAAGCGGCCATTTTATATGACa GACCATGATCCTCATTACTTGGAGCCTAGAAGGTTTCGCTCGCGTTTGGATTACACTGATCCATCAGCTTTTCATGGAAGCGGCTTTCATG ataattatGGAGCTGGCAGCAGTATTTACCCTCATGATTATTATGGCCCTGAT TATGGTGGAGGTTCATATTCATCTTTCCATGGGAGTGACCGCCCATATGGCGGTGGCTATTACTATTAG
- the LOC108992028 gene encoding nucleolin 2-like isoform X1, translating to MRTRNSDTPKSATAKKTPPSRKSATKTPPNPPEPALESATPKPAETKRGAATKAKQVKKNETTPSPSASDSKAEGPSVAEEPKATADAAQPQVTPGTKVVAKKSSVKRMTGRTKTPVSKKAVMVQTPKSGDSGKAKLEHSQEENVECMGKDELTVENVGEPKKNEETVMESGKPAAENAGESMIKEGSAMELDEPAVEMARESARNEKITAEVEEHAGEKIGGSAKKEERAKEVQVAHVVNVGVSSKQEESVVARVGKSLENEGTDGTKEREVVMKEKEETRDFGNKEETNVVSVNLEGNSIEEFRGEDTQPAKDYGSDEGMEDYGDRLDLGEHGEEELAEDDPDEAAEDTEALQEECRELTAAAKERRHNKEHEIFVGGLDRDAEEEDLRKVFERMGEVVEVRLHKDPSTNKNKGYAFVKFANKEHAKRALSEMKNPVIRGKRCGTAPSEDSDTLFLGNICNTWTKEAIKQKLKEYGVEGVENITLVSDVQHEGLSRGFAFLEFSCHVDAMLAYKRLQKPDVIFGHPERTAKVAFADPLREPDPAIMAQVKSVFLDGLPPYWDEDHVREKLKGYGDIVQIVLARNMSTAKRKDFGFIDFSAHEAAVACVAGINSTQLGDGKVKVKARLSNPLPKTQAVKGGLCGGFRIGHGNGLATSNFGRGFGRRGQPFSRSNFQWNRGFYQGGRGQTGRMGFPNEYDVGTPHTNFHGRHFTGQGGRRDSYRGGNYTSGVGAAVAAPSRPNLDRPWHGAPDRGRGMHFPSRRQPYSPEGHFDRHAIGGHFDGPYLYDENGHGMKRPFYMTDHDPHYLEPRRFRSRLDYTDPSAFHGSGFHDNYGAGSSIYPHDYYGPDYGGGSYSSFHGSDRPYGGGYYY from the exons ATGAGGACTCGTAATTCGGATACCCCTAAATCGGCGACCGCCAAGAAGACGCCGCCGTCGAGAAAATCCGCCACCAAAACGCCTCCGAATCCTCCCGAGCCGGCCTTGGAATCGGCTACTCCGAAGCCCGCCGAGACGAAGCGTGGGGCGGCCACCAAAGCGAAGCAGGTGAAGAAGAATGAGACCACACCCTCACCGAGCGCTTCGGATTCGAAAGCAGAAGGGCCATCGG tcGCCGAGGAGCCCAAAGCAACAGCTGATGCTGCTCAGCCTCAGGTGACACCAGGAACGAAAGTTGTGGCAAAAAAGTCTTCGGTGAAGAGGATGACTGGGAGAACTAAAACGCCCGTTTCCAAGAAAGCCGTAATGGTGCAGACACCCAAATCTGGGGACTCTGGGAAGGCAAAACTTGAACACTCTCAGGAGGAGAATGTAGAGTGTATGGGTAAGGATGAACTCACTGTTGAAAATGTTGGAGAGCctaagaagaatgaagaaactGTGATGGAATCGGGAAAGCCTGCTGCTGAAAATGCTGGTGAATCTATGATAAAGGAAGGAAGTGCTATGGAATTGGATGAACCTGCTGTTGAGATGGCTCGAGAATCTGCAAGGAATGAAAAAATCACAGCGGAAGTGGAAGAACATGCGGGCGAAAAGATTGGCGGATCagcaaagaaggaagaaagagcAAAGGAAGTGCAGGTGGCTCATGTTGTGAATGTTGGAGTTTCTTCAAAGCAAGAGGAGTCTGTCGTTGCAAGGGTTGGAAAATCACTTGAGAATGAGGGGACTGATGGCACAAAGGAGCGCGAAGTAGTtatgaaagagaaagaggagaCAAGGGATTTTGGCAATAAGGAGGAAACCAATGTGGTTTCTGTTAACTTGGAAGGGAATTCCATAGAAGAGTTTCGAGGAGAAGATACACAACCTGCAAAGGACTATGGCAGTGATGAGGGAATGGAGGATTATGGTGATAGACTGGACCTTGGTGAACATGGGGAGGAAGAGCTTGCTGAGGATGATCCAGATGAGGCTGCTGAAGATACTGAGGCATTGCAAGAAGAATGCAGGGAACTAACAGCTGCTGCGAAGGAACGTCGGCATAATAAAGAGCATGAGATATTTGTCGGTGGATTGGATCGGGATGCGGAGGAGGAAGATTTAAGAAAGGTGTTTGAAAGGATGGGAGAGGTAGTTGAAGTTAGGTTGCATAAGGATCCATCTACCAATAAGAACAAAGGGTATGCATTTGTGAAGTTTGCTAATAAGGAGCATGCGAAGCGGGCTTTGTCAGAAATGAAGAACCCTGTT ATACGTGGAAAGCGATGTGGAACTGCACCCAGTGAGGACAGTGACACATTGTTTCTGGGTAATATCTGCAACACATGGACAAAGGAAGCT ATCAAACAGAAATTGAAAGAATATGGTGTGGAAGGTGTTGAAAACATCACTCTTGTCTCGGATGTTCAACACGAAGGGTTGAGCCGGGGTTTTGCATTCCTTGAGTTTTCTTGTCATGTAGATGCCATGCTTGCTTACAAGAGGCTTCAAAAGCCTGATGTTATTTTTGGCCACCCTGAGAGAACTGCCAAAGTAGCTTTTGCTGATCCCTTACGTGAGCCTGACCCGGCGATCATGGCCCAAGTGAAGTCAGTGTTTCTTGATGGGCTTCCACCGTACTGGGATGAAGACCATGTTAGGGAGAAGCTTAAAGGTTATGGAGATATTGTACAAATTGTCCTGGCTCGGAATATGTCAACAGCGAAGAGAAAAGATTTTGGATTCATTGATTTCTCAGCCCATGAAGCTGCTGTAGCTTGCGTTGCTGGCATAAACAGTACACAACTGGGTGATGGGAAG GTGAAAGTGAAAGCAAGGCTCTCAAATCCTTTGCCTAAAACACAGGCGGTGAAGGGTGGACTCTGTGGTGGATTTAGAATTGGCCACGGCAATGGTTTAGCGACTTCAAACTTTG GAAGGGGGTTTGGGCGGCGAGGACAGCCCTTCTCCCGTTCAAATTTCCAATGGAACAGGGGTTTCTATCAAGGTGGACGTGGGCAAACTGGTAGAATGGGTTTTCCGAATGAGTATGATGTTGGTACTCCACACACAAATTTTCATGGGAGACACTTTACTGGACAAG GAGGAAGAAGGGATTCATATAGAGGTGGTAATTACACATCTGGAGTGGGAGCTGCAGTTGCTGCCCCATCAAGACCTAATCTTGATCGACCCTGGCATGGTGCCCCTGATAGGGGCCGTGGGATGCATTTTCCTTCTAGGAGGCAACCATATTCTCCGGAAGGACACTTTGACAGACATGCCATTGGAGGGCACTTTGATGGCCCTTATCTCTATGATGAGAATGGACATGGAATGAAGCGGCCATTTTATATGACa GACCATGATCCTCATTACTTGGAGCCTAGAAGGTTTCGCTCGCGTTTGGATTACACTGATCCATCAGCTTTTCATGGAAGCGGCTTTCATG ataattatGGAGCTGGCAGCAGTATTTACCCTCATGATTATTATGGCCCTGAT TATGGTGGAGGTTCATATTCATCTTTCCATGGGAGTGACCGCCCATATGGCGGTGGCTATTACTATTAG